A window of the Polypterus senegalus isolate Bchr_013 chromosome 4, ASM1683550v1, whole genome shotgun sequence genome harbors these coding sequences:
- the LOC120528491 gene encoding gastrula zinc finger protein XlCGF7.1-like codes for MKKSARGSENLTAAFLQCSSLPTAGVTQTETTKTERQQVEKEVQIHTGKKCLECDKQFTHKSDLHEHMKVHTREKTCCCQECGKSFSTKSSLQRHRRSHTAEKPHCCSECGKSFSCRNYLKLHRIIHTGEKPHCCSECGKSFSLRSHLQTHRITHTGEKPHCCSECGKSFSMRSNLQTHRRIHTGEKPHCCSECGKSFSMRSHLQTHRIIHTGEKPHCCSECGKSFSMRRYLQKHRRIHT; via the coding sequence ATGAAGAAATCAGCAAGAGGATCAGAAAACCTGACAGCAGcctttttgcagtgcagttctcTCCCTACTGCTGGAGTAACACAGACAGAAACCACAAAAACTGAACGACAGCAAGTGGAGAAAGAAGTCCAAATtcatactggaaaaaaatgtttggaatgtgACAAACAATTCACACATAAAAGTGATCTTCATGAGCATATGAAGGTTCACACCAGAGAAAAAACATGTTGTTGTCAggaatgtggtaagtcgttctctACGAAAAGCAGTCTTCAGAGACACAGAAGAAGCCACACAgcagaaaaacctcattgctgttcagaatgtggtaagtcgttctcatGCAGAAACTATCTTAAGTTACACAGaataatccacacaggagaaaaacctcattgctgttcagagtgtggtaagtcgttctcatTGAGAAGCCATCTTCAGACGCACAGAATAacccacacaggagaaaaacctcattgctgttcagagtGTGGTAAGTCTTTCTCAATGAGAAGCAATCTTCAGacgcacagaagaatccacacaggagaaaaacctcattgctgttcagagtGTGGTAAGTCATTCTCAATGAGAAGCCATCTTCAGACGCACAGaataatccacacaggagaaaaacctcattgttgttcAGAGTGTGGTAAGTCATTCTCAATGAGAAGATATCTTCAGaagcacagaagaatccacacatga